A stretch of DNA from Schizosaccharomyces osmophilus chromosome 2, complete sequence:
AATATCAGGTAAAGCTAATTGATCCTTCATCTTGTCTAAAACTTTAAAATTTGATATAGATAGTAACATTTTTAGAAATATCAAAGAAATGTCTCTtgattctattttattaaaaaatagaTGTTGACTCTTCCAGGAGAACGTGACAGAAAAGACACTGTTCCAATCATTGTAGCTGGCAGTCCCCGATTCGCCCAGAGAACTAGAGATATACTTTTGGAGGAATGTTTCCTGTGATGCCCTTTCTAAATTGGATAGGTTCAAACAAGCTCGCACACTTGGAACGGGAAACACATTAGCGCTTTTGAGAATTGGAATAGCATCAATGATACGACTTAATAAAGTAACAGACTCGCTAGTTGGATTCGTAAGATCAGTATCGTTGGATaagaaaaagtatataGAGTTTTCTATAGGtcctttcaaaagattatCGTACGGGGCAGGAGAGAGTTTTAACTTTTCCTGTATATTTGCAAGCATTTGTTTTCCTAGAGACAAAGCGGTCGATGTCGTTTCGTTGGAGATATAAAGGGAAGATAAAGCAACTTTCATCAATACTAACTTAAGCTTGGTATCGTCAATATTCCAGTGAATAATTAGCTCATGTAGTATCTCCAAGCCATCCGTTTTAACTAACTGAAGTAGTTTCTCCCATACATACGACCAACTGTCCTGTGAGCCTTCAGATTCAGATTCGGTagccaaaacaaaagggaGGATGACACCGCTCATTATTGCAACACAGTTTTCAGAGCTTAAaataggaaaagaaagagaaataacATCACGAATGGAAGCTTTCTCcatttcatccaaatcAACGGGAACGGAAGTGAATTGTGAAAGACGGTGAAATACTTCGAAACGCCCGCTGCTCCATTCTCTGATTTCAGAAGGCGCTTGCGagcttttcattaataaGTAAGCTAACTGCACctgatttgtttcttcaacaatttttctagaaaaaatagagTAAAACTGGGAAACATTCTGAATTGAGGGAAGGCTGCTTTCCCAAAGTCCCATTCGTTTCAAACGATATTGACATAGCTTGTCTGAAGGAAGTTTCACAGTGGAAGCCACATCCAACGTATTACAAACTTCTCCCTGATCATTCTCAACATCTATATAAGGGATATAGACAGCAGGTTGGGTTGTTTCTGGTAAGAACTTAACTAACAGAGACAGCCAGTTCTCCAATGTCAATGACAAAGTGCCATATACAAATTTAGCCTCTGATAAGTTTGCATTCGTAATCAAATACAATAGTAAATACGTTTTTTGAGACTTTGCGAGCAGTTTGTACCATCTTGGAcctatttcttcttcttccatgtTTTGCTCTGAATAGATGATACTTCGAAATCAAACTGGAACTTAAAGTAACCCAGAATAATATTTGTCTTGATCAAGTAAAGTAATTATAAAATAGCTATGTGAAATACTCTCTTTTTAATTAGCTTGACAAAAGTTCAAAAGCTCTACAATGACCAATAAGCTCGAAATGAAACTTACATCATTTAGGAAAAGATGCTaaatgctttcttttttttataattcaCGATTTACTTGTGCAGTTGAGGTATGATCGTGTTCATTTACTATAACTGAAATGTTGATATCTTCCATTACTTGCGTATTGCTGTTTCACTTTTGATGGCATTTTATTTGATACTACTGTGTTCTGGTAACATAGGGCCAACTGACCTACTTGTTTTGATTAGAAGTATtaagaaaatgatattttgCTCATGTGTGTCACAGGTTGAGTCTCACTTTTTATGAGtaagtattcagtggaaacAAATATACAATTAAACAAGAATTGTAATAGAATTGGATTCTTAAATACTACTAGGATGAAATAGTAATAGCTCCCAGGTatctgattcactaagcaagttgtatgaacaatttattttagctagatcagtcaaatcttccaatctgaagaatTGCCAGGTAATTTGCGATTTTGTATAATTTGTAACAAAGTCTTCGTCTAAAACTATTTTCTCTGTCTTCTTTCGACTCTCTGTCTAAacagtttctttgtttactcaTTACATTCATGAATCCTTATTCTTatacaataataatatCACAGcattagtaatatcgtatatgTTCATTACACCTCTAAGAGTGTCTTTAAAACATCGGCAGGTGTACGCTTTGGCGCAGCGAGCTCAAGTACTTCGCTGCTGGTTGTGGAAGCTGAGCATTTGCCTTCCCACGCCGTCTCCAGGGCGTGTTTGATGGACAGGATAACGTTCTTTGATTGACCGTTTGCGGCGTGATTGAGCTCATAAAGTGAGTCAATGAACGATACGTCTTGATAGCTAACTTCCTTGACTTGCGTACCAATATGCTGCTCGACCATGTCCACAATCTGTTTCCCCGTGATATCCGTGGGTCCATTCAGAACATATTTGGCCCGGTTATACGCAGTAGGATCATCTTGGGATAAGAGATGAGCAGCAAAGACTCCAACATCATAAGAGTCGATAATGCCAACGGCCGCATCCTTCGACCCCCATATCCTAAGGGTATCCTGCTTTCCAGTTTTACGATactttttaataaattcGGCGGCGGTGGAAAGGTAAAACGATGAAAAAACGTTCGGCTGAAGAGAAGTCCACTGCAAGCTGCTGAATTCCGGCGAGCTCAGGAGAGCCTCAATTGCCCAATGCGTGCGCGGATAGTAAGCGTTGCAATCCGGACGGACGTTCGCAGCAGTTGTCGAGATCCGCACAACATATTTGATACCAGCGTTGAGGGCGGCAACGTGGAATGTTGACTCTTCGGCGAATTGATTCGGTTCGTTGTGGGATGCAATGAACGCTCTGACTACTTGGTGTTCATGAAGCCAGTCAGAGGTGATTTCAACCCAATTCTTCTCTATCACTTCAACTCCAGGCAGTCCGGCAAGCTGTCGTGCCATTGGACTCTCCGAGGAGCGAGTAAGAGCAATGAGGCGGTACTCAGACAAAGTGTTGCTTGATTTCAGCAACTTCGGCAGGGTTTCAGTTACACTGCGGCCAGTGTTACCAGTGGCTCCGACAATGAGGATGGAAGGAGCCATGATCAAAGAGTATGGACAGGTAACGGCCAAACGAAATTCAATCTTTGTCAAACAACGAGGTACTTCCCCTATATCTATTACAGCATGCTCTGCTTACGTAACTTATGATTTCGCAGGAGCGCTTCTATCCGATTAATCCcattagtaaaaaaaattgtcaAGGCCGAGTGTCATAACcggtatacgatattactagTATTTTGATACAATAAttgtattgtattatcaaatacgttattacaaaaagtaaaaatccatttttgcgattgaaatttattaaattctagaaagatatataaatataccTCTAGTTGAAAggtcaaatcttcagattggaagatttgactgatctagctaaataaatcGTTCACACAACTTGcttagtgaatcagatccctggaagcCATTACTATTTCATCTTAGTAGTATTTAAGAATCCAATTCAAAGTTAAGTATACAAATCATTTACAATTGtaactattttttttgttttttttttaaataactTATTCTCAAAACAAGTGAGACTCAACCTGTGACAGTACTAACAATATTATAAATTAACAAACCGGGTATAAATGCATAACGGTAATTCAACGAGTTTAGAGAGGCATCATCAtaacaataaataaataaaaatcaacacCGGACTTCTATGctccaaatgaaaattcGTAGGACATCATAATCATTAGCAACAAAATCGCatctaaaaataaaacaatgtTTGATATATGCGAATGTAAACCAGAAAAGGAGATgcatacaaaaagaattactTAAAAACTGAATAAACCAGAGCGCCGTTTTCCAAAAGGATAAATGACTAACGCAGAGGCAAATAAACCAACGGAAATACCGATAGCTATCTGAACCATATTTATACCGAACGAGAGAGAACTAgtattaaaagaagagtcATCGGAAGTGGTTGAGTTGCTGTTGTTACTAATTTGGGTAGCCAAATCAATTCCAAACTTGACACCGCCTTGGGCAGCCAAACCGGAAGGTACTTGCACAAAGATGGCTGGCAAAACGGCAGCAAATGCGACACCTTGGCCTAGACGAGAGTACAGATTTCCAAGACAACCAATAACAAAGGCTGCTATAGCATTTCCTATGGCCGCTGTATTCTTAAAATGTTTTTGGGTCGTAAAATAATTGACAATGTAACCAACACAAGATATGAATAAAGACACTGGCCATTGTGACGGTCGTGCCTGATTTACAATTAGTAAGCATACGGTAAAAAGAGgaacaaataaaattctCCATTTATCGTCAATATATCGCTCAACACTACAAGTGTATTCCGAGGTTGCATGATGATCCATCCATCCATAAAGAGCTGCACCTATAGCGATACCAAAACtcaaaaataatgaataaataattgCATAAAACATTCGAACACTTCCTGCAACAATGTTTTTACTTTGCAATTCAAGAGATCCGCACAGGACGATATAACCAGGAAGGATTAGCACAATTGCACCTTCTGCTAAGGCTGCAAAACAGAAGATAGGATTCGACTTATTTGCGCGATCATGAAAAATGCTTCCGAATGCTCGACTCAAAAAGGAAGTTAGAATAGAACCGGTGACCTCCAGTAGACTATTGTACAAGGGCGACCTTGGGGCAATAAGTAGTTGAAGAGATCCGATAATtaaacccaaaaaaaaggaaattggAAGATCAATCCAACCGCCAGAAAATGCGATTGGTAGAATAAAGGCACTTGCGAAACCATAAGTTACAACTAATATCCAAGTCTTAAAATAAGGAGGTGATTTTAGAATAGTGTCTAGTCCATTGATCGCTTCCTCAACGCTCATCAAATCATGAACAACAGCTTTATAAACATCGTGAACTAACTTCAACTTCCCCAGGTCAACCGTCTGATTAACACGTACGATATGCATATCAGAGGTATGGGTGTTTGTATCTCCAAACGAAATTATCATACAACCGGGAACATATAAGAATTGTCCCTCGATCTCCAGAACTTTTGCAGTAGAGGACATGTGCTCCTCCAACCGGTGGCTGGGTGCACCATGAGTCATAAGTGCTCGACAAAGCTTtaaaatgtatttttgCCTTTGTAGTACGTCTGCCAGGTGAACGgtaattttgtatttttcatttaaagaCGAAggcttttttgaatgatgTGGAAAGTGaaactttttggatttttgatTCGGCAATTTCGGAAGATTCGATAAATCATCACGGGACTGAAATCCTACAGCTGGACCCATAAATGTCTGATTTGATGCACGCATAAGATCTGTAAGCGAATGACTGGAAGATAATTGTGAATGCTTTTGTAGCTTAGAGGCATTTGGTTGttttaatgaaattctACTCGACGTAACTGTGTCAGCATTCGTATACAGCTTTAGCAAGCTAGAAAGAACACCAGCTTTGTAGTTCTTGGGATGACTTAATATGTCTaattcatcttcaaaagggtctttttcattctcttcGTCAGTGTTCTCTCCTGTATTCTTCATTGCATTCAATCTCATGTGTTCCAATTTTGCCGAAGTATGCGCCGCAACAAGTTTATAAGCTTCATTTACAGATGATGGTACTTTAGGAATAGTAGAAGTCAAATCCGTAGCCGAGTTGTTTTCCATATTATTCATTCCAATCATAGGGGCAGAATGACTTCGATCTAAAGTGGGTCTCTTGGCAATATTAGTAAGTGATTGATTTGGGCTATCTTGCGTTCGAATACTCGATGCATAACGTTCATCAATGCTGTTGTTATCGGACACTGGTCTAGATGCAACAGGACTTGGCAATGATGGAATATTTAAGTTTCCATTGTCCGTAGAACCCGCAGACCCCGTCTGTCTATGAACAGCTGGTGAAGGTGCTCTATGGACGTTCAGAAATTGCGGTCCATCATCTTCGTCTGACTCTTCAT
This window harbors:
- a CDS encoding NmrA-like family, with the translated sequence MAPSILIVGATGNTGRSVTETLPKLLKSSNTLSEYRLIALTRSSESPMARQLAGLPGVEVIEKNWVEITSDWLHEHQVVRAFIASHNEPNQFAEESTFHVAALNAGIKYVVRISTTAANVRPDCNAYYPRTHWAIEALLSSPEFSSLQWTSLQPNVFSSFYLSTAAEFIKKYRKTGKQDTLRIWGSKDAAVGIIDSYDVGVFAAHLLSQDDPTAYNRAKYVLNGPTDITGKQIVDMVEQHIGTQVKEVSYQDVSFIDSLYELNHAANGQSKNVILSIKHALETAWEGKCSASTTSSEVLELAAPKRTPADVLKTLLEV
- a CDS encoding plasma membrane ThrE amino acid transmembrane transporter family protein, with protein sequence MEGNRRVRFNTERRHFLNNSQAPYTNPTTYQRPPPSFSIEEGDEESDEDDGPQFLNVHRAPSPAVHRQTGSAGSTDNGNLNIPSLPSPVASRPVSDNNSIDERYASSIRTQDSPNQSLTNIAKRPTLDRSHSAPMIGMNNMENNSATDLTSTIPKVPSSVNEAYKLVAAHTSAKLEHMRLNAMKNTGENTDEENEKDPFEDELDILSHPKNYKAGVLSSLLKLYTNADTVTSSRISLKQPNASKLQKHSQLSSSHSLTDLMRASNQTFMGPAVGFQSRDDLSNLPKLPNQKSKKFHFPHHSKKPSSLNEKYKITVHLADVLQRQKYILKLCRALMTHGAPSHRLEEHMSSTAKVLEIEGQFLYVPGCMIISFGDTNTHTSDMHIVRVNQTVDLGKLKLVHDVYKAVVHDLMSVEEAINGLDTILKSPPYFKTWILVVTYGFASAFILPIAFSGGWIDLPISFFLGLIIGSLQLLIAPRSPLYNSLLEVTGSILTSFLSRAFGSIFHDRANKSNPIFCFAALAEGAIVLILPGYIVLCGSLELQSKNIVAGSVRMFYAIIYSLFLSFGIAIGAALYGWMDHHATSEYTCSVERYIDDKWRILFVPLFTVCLLIVNQARPSQWPVSLFISCVGYIVNYFTTQKHFKNTAAIGNAIAAFVIGCLGNLYSRLGQGVAFAAVLPAIFVQVPSGLAAQGGVKFGIDLATQISNNSNSTTSDDSSFNTSSLSFGINMVQIAIGISVGLFASALVIYPFGKRRSGLFSF
- the sec39 gene encoding secretory pathway protein Sec39 gives rise to the protein MEEEEIGPRWYKLLAKSQKTYLLLYLITNANLSEAKFVYGTLSLTLENWLSLLVKFLPETTQPAVYIPYIDVENDQGEVCNTLDVASTVKLPSDKLCQYRLKRMGLWESSLPSIQNVSQFYSIFSRKIVEETNQVQLAYLLMKSSQAPSEIREWSSGRFEVFHRLSQFTSVPVDLDEMEKASIRDVISLSFPILSSENCVAIMSGVILPFVLATESESEGSQDSWSYVWEKLLQLVKTDGLEILHELIIHWNIDDTKLKLVLMKVALSSLYISNETTSTALSLGKQMLANIQEKLKLSPAPYDNLLKGPIENSIYFFLSNDTDLTNPTSESVTLLSRIIDAIPILKSANVFPVPSVRACLNLSNLERASQETFLQKYISSSLGESGTASYNDWNSVFSVTFSWKSQHLFFNKIESRDISLIFLKMLLSISNFKVLDKMKDQLALPDIHPDILQSCMETSFYENFRAASSMNKSRGKLKTASQVLDVFDECSSLTTTRRRLNALINTVDLIKQYRFLIEKGKPLSPKQIEDNLDPDKLLDFILTQDEHSYQQADELMALTIEIYKACGKFNYKDAITQLRQITEQVVNRCVDAALVKSDLIMAKQLVEDRLVTLAESSAGMRETIYKTCYKIGKTPLNDYLSREIRLEMLQLAIANAPKEKLNDVVNYWTEFESNKDKDETESDLDADAFPELNEPVNHEELHEDGDEYDFDKEWSLAAAEVDAPAKDGVDVNYDESDPPVHPDQEFSHNDEEDIAKKVTSSFANGLGWVLGVPQD